One genomic segment of Candidatus Neomarinimicrobiota bacterium includes these proteins:
- a CDS encoding SelT/SelW/SelH family (seleno)protein, producing MKLSIEYCCAUNYLPKSASLANELLDRYETRITELTLIPSGGGVFEVIKNGNLIFSKKQLDRFPHDGEVVNLIENT from the coding sequence GTGAAGTTATCTATCGAATACTGTTGCGCTTGAAACTATCTGCCTAAGTCCGCCAGTTTGGCGAATGAACTGTTAGATCGATACGAGACCAGAATTACTGAACTCACCCTGATTCCTTCAGGTGGTGGCGTTTTTGAAGTCATTAAGAACGGAAATCTCATTTTTTCCAAGAAACAACTCGACCGTTTTCCGCACGATGGAGAAGTCGTCAATCTCATCGAGAACACATAA